The following proteins come from a genomic window of Pseudochaenichthys georgianus chromosome 17, fPseGeo1.2, whole genome shotgun sequence:
- the map6d1 gene encoding microtubule-associated protein 6 homolog yields MAWPCISRVCCLARFWNQFDKSDLSVPLTIQNYSDIPDHEVRSITKQVSASERAPGNKYATPDPRGPSHAPRDGPGTRGSLKARTEQSYKPREEYHPPGVPFNSVTQYKQDFKPWPIPKKENFPWISNGGSRADSAPDSPENGYHSQAHPGEGEERGRGQRGTDPQGVEESKTSSYRQEYRQWTGVRPAKSARKNPSTQYSSPGTEATNVPRETSYQAAYSGDVPSIGLHHKEQNITSAAPNVHPAGGPQHIPTALPAGGSPTPSSLHLSEAEDHLVRTKFPPNSSALFQSGPRVFNI; encoded by the exons ATGGCTTGGCCGTGCATCAGCAGAGTGTGCTGCCTGGCTCGCTTCTGGAACCAGTTCGACAAATCGGACCTCTCCGTCCCGCTCACCATCCAGAACTACTCGGACATCCCGGATCATGAGGTGCGCTCCATCACCAAACAGGTCTCCGCCTCGGAGCGCGCACCCGGGAATAAGTACGCTACCCCGGACCCGCGTGGCCCCTCTCATGCGCCCAGAGATGGCCCGGGGACCCGAGGATCCCTCAAGGCACGAACGGAGCAAAGTTACAAGCCCCGGGAGGAGTATCACCCACCCGGAGTGCCTTTCAACAGTGTGACCCAGTACAAGCAGGATTTCAAACCTTGGCCCATTCCCAAAAAGGAGAATTTCCCTTGGATTAGTAACGGGGGCAGCAGGGCAGACAGTGCTCCGGACAGCCCGGAGAACGGGTACCACAGCCAGGCACACCCGGGGGAGGGCGAGGAGCGGGGCAGGGGGCAGAGGGGGACAGACCCCCAGGGGGTGGAGGAGAGCAAAACCAGCTCCTACAG GCAAGAGTACAGGCAGTGGACCGGGGTGAGACCAGCCAAAAGTGCGAGGAAAAATCCTTCAACTCAGTACTCCAGCCCGGGGACAGAGGCCACTAACGTCCCACGTGAGACTAGCTACCAGGCTGCCTACAGTGGGGACGTCCCGTCTATAGGGCTGCATCATAAGGAGCAAAATATCACATCTGCTGCCCCCAACGTACACCCTGCTGGTGGCCCCCAGCACATCCCCACTGCCCTGCCAGCTGGTGGTTCACCCACCCCCTCCAGCCTCCACCTGAGCGAGGCAGAG